From a single Anaerolineales bacterium genomic region:
- a CDS encoding GAF domain-containing protein, producing the protein MMAEGRTRPLLELLVRVSREVAAALDLRTVLQRLLFAAIQYVGGERGSIVVMDDTGKPVDATIVYGRQFHEHTTQQLRETVEKGLAGWVVQNRKAALVPDTSKDDRWLRREDDSVEKSGAKSAICVPLMARERLVGVLTLVHPVPNSFNEEHLELMQAIADQASVAVLNARLYTESQRTARVMSALADGAAAINTSLEMPDVWRRILNQTMQALQVETVALAMIDHGNKDLVFHAAAGRNSGNISGRRISEGQGLAGKVVSEKQGVVVPTVRQDSRFGEVDKFEGIEMRAVAIAPIQSQGKVIGVLEAINPISGAFDPDAMVVMAGLGSIAGTTIQNAELYKRLQKAHQHYRDLFEDSVDTILLTDWEGRVLEANRQAGALSGFAVDQLHAISIEQLHELNWGKTGLNFEALKRGDECRYESVLHRQDGGTTPIEVYARRVDYDGSDAIQWILRDITARKELDALRDDMTSMIFHDLRSPLGNIVSSLEMMGALMPNDETLLSMLNIAKNSTGRIQRLVNSLLDINRLESGQQVADQNSVDPLELIRESLRDVEPSAAARQQKLEVKTISILPLIWVDVDMIYRVFVNLLENAIKFTPVGGRVEIGGQTTDGVFVKFWVRDNGLGISPPDQERIFEKFTRVRGKNRPGGLGVGLAFCRLAVLGHGGDIWVESEVDKGTTFWLTLPVAQKKATGQLKRQTGRLTIKPDR; encoded by the coding sequence ATGATGGCCGAAGGACGTACCCGCCCCCTGCTTGAACTGCTCGTACGAGTCAGCCGCGAGGTCGCTGCAGCACTTGACCTTCGCACAGTATTACAACGCCTGTTATTCGCTGCCATTCAGTACGTCGGCGGGGAGCGCGGCAGTATCGTTGTGATGGACGATACCGGCAAACCCGTGGATGCAACCATCGTGTACGGGCGGCAATTCCACGAACACACCACCCAGCAACTGCGTGAAACCGTCGAGAAAGGGCTCGCCGGATGGGTGGTTCAAAACCGCAAGGCAGCCCTCGTGCCGGATACCAGCAAAGATGACCGTTGGTTGAGGCGCGAAGACGATTCAGTAGAGAAGAGCGGCGCCAAGTCGGCGATCTGCGTGCCATTGATGGCTCGCGAACGACTTGTGGGGGTTTTAACGTTGGTACACCCTGTACCAAATTCTTTCAATGAAGAACATCTGGAGCTGATGCAGGCGATCGCCGATCAGGCGAGTGTGGCGGTTTTGAACGCGCGCCTGTACACCGAAAGCCAGCGGACGGCACGCGTCATGTCTGCGCTGGCGGACGGCGCGGCTGCCATCAATACGTCGCTGGAGATGCCGGATGTGTGGCGCCGCATCTTGAATCAGACCATGCAGGCTTTGCAGGTGGAGACTGTTGCGCTGGCTATGATCGACCACGGCAACAAGGATTTGGTCTTCCATGCGGCGGCGGGGCGTAATTCCGGGAATATTTCGGGCAGGCGCATCTCAGAGGGACAGGGGCTGGCAGGCAAGGTTGTCAGCGAGAAGCAGGGGGTGGTGGTTCCAACCGTCAGGCAGGATTCGCGCTTTGGCGAAGTGGACAAGTTCGAGGGAATCGAGATGCGGGCGGTTGCCATTGCCCCGATCCAATCGCAGGGGAAGGTCATCGGCGTGCTGGAGGCGATCAACCCGATCTCTGGCGCGTTCGACCCGGACGCAATGGTGGTGATGGCAGGTTTGGGGAGCATCGCCGGTACGACCATTCAAAATGCGGAACTGTACAAGCGGCTGCAGAAGGCGCATCAGCATTACCGTGACCTGTTCGAAGACAGTGTGGATACGATCCTGCTTACGGATTGGGAAGGCAGGGTGCTGGAGGCGAACCGCCAGGCGGGAGCGTTGAGCGGTTTTGCTGTGGACCAACTGCACGCCATCAGCATTGAACAATTGCATGAACTCAATTGGGGCAAGACCGGATTGAATTTCGAAGCGCTCAAGCGCGGGGATGAATGTCGTTATGAGTCGGTGCTGCACCGGCAGGATGGCGGAACAACCCCCATCGAGGTGTATGCCCGCCGCGTCGACTACGACGGGTCGGACGCCATTCAGTGGATACTGCGGGATATTACCGCGCGCAAGGAACTGGATGCCTTGCGTGATGACATGACCTCCATGATCTTCCACGACCTGCGTTCGCCGCTTGGGAACATCGTTTCGAGTTTGGAAATGATGGGCGCGCTGATGCCGAACGATGAAACGCTGCTCTCGATGCTCAATATCGCGAAGAACTCCACGGGACGCATCCAGCGTCTGGTGAATTCGTTGTTGGATATCAACCGCCTCGAGTCGGGGCAGCAGGTGGCAGACCAGAATTCAGTCGACCCGCTGGAATTGATCCGCGAGTCGCTGCGGGATGTGGAACCGTCCGCTGCGGCGCGCCAGCAAAAGCTGGAAGTCAAGACCATCAGCATCCTGCCGCTCATCTGGGTGGATGTGGACATGATCTACCGCGTGTTCGTCAACTTGCTGGAGAATGCGATCAAGTTCACGCCGGTGGGCGGACGCGTCGAGATTGGCGGACAGACCACCGATGGCGTGTTCGTCAAGTTCTGGGTGCGCGACAACGGTCTTGGCATTTCACCGCCGGATCAGGAACGCATCTTCGAGAAGTTCACGCGTGTGCGCGGCAAGAACAGACCCGGCGGTTTGGGGGTTGGGCTGGCATTTTGCCGTCTGGCAGTACTTGGACATGGCGGCGATATCTGGGTGGAAAGTGAAGTGGACAAGGGTACCACCTTCTGGCTGACCCTGCCGGTGGCGCAGAAGAAGGCGACCGGACAACTCAAACGCCAGACAGGGCGCTTGACCATCAAGCCGGATCGATAA
- a CDS encoding HAD family hydrolase produces MPFNPLKVQALCFDVDGTLSDTDDLYVKKILKFMPRFLFKDPDHAARRFIMWIEAPGNALLGLADTLHLDDEMVAVIDWLSRHRKLQSKEFLLIPGVDEMLKQLHGRYPMSVVSARDEKGTMAFLERFDLVQYFDAIVTGLSARHTKPYPDPVLLAAEKMGVPPEHCLMIGDTTVDIRAGKSAGTQTVGVLCGFGEEPELRRFGADVILEDTTKLLEIL; encoded by the coding sequence ATGCCTTTTAATCCCCTAAAGGTACAGGCGTTATGCTTCGATGTGGACGGGACATTGAGCGACACCGATGACCTGTATGTAAAAAAAATTCTGAAATTCATGCCGCGCTTCCTCTTTAAGGATCCGGATCATGCCGCCCGCCGCTTTATCATGTGGATCGAAGCGCCCGGCAATGCCCTGCTTGGTCTCGCAGATACGCTTCATCTTGACGATGAAATGGTCGCTGTGATCGACTGGCTGAGTCGTCACCGAAAACTTCAATCGAAGGAATTCCTGCTCATCCCCGGCGTGGATGAAATGCTCAAACAATTGCATGGACGCTATCCCATGTCTGTTGTCAGCGCGCGGGATGAAAAAGGAACGATGGCATTCCTCGAACGCTTCGATTTGGTGCAATATTTTGACGCCATCGTCACGGGGCTGTCCGCCCGCCATACCAAGCCGTATCCCGACCCCGTTCTGCTGGCGGCGGAGAAGATGGGCGTGCCGCCCGAGCATTGCCTGATGATCGGTGACACCACCGTGGACATCCGCGCGGGCAAATCCGCGGGGACTCAAACGGTTGGCGTTTTGTGCGGCTTCGGCGAAGAACCTGAATTAAGAAGATTCGGGGCGGATGTGATCCTGGAAGATACAACGAAATTACTGGAGATCTTGTAG
- a CDS encoding NUDIX domain-containing protein produces MKILTEIYRTEDLDVSGKTIHRTAVRAVILRGQKLFMVYSANVGDYKFPGGGVDVDETHEHALARELQEECGATLLSVDDELGAIIEYDVAKEPEYNLFKMSSYYYFCQIGDDFGVQILDDYEHDLGFQPVWIDIKDAIEKNRLLLDTKNPPQWLKREIFALEYLQRSTEKAS; encoded by the coding sequence ATGAAAATTCTCACCGAGATATACCGAACGGAAGACTTGGATGTCAGCGGTAAAACCATCCATCGGACAGCCGTGCGTGCCGTCATCCTGCGCGGACAAAAACTATTCATGGTCTATTCTGCCAATGTCGGCGATTACAAATTTCCCGGCGGCGGTGTAGACGTGGACGAAACCCACGAACACGCGCTTGCCCGTGAACTGCAGGAAGAATGCGGCGCAACCCTGCTCAGCGTTGATGACGAATTGGGCGCGATCATCGAATATGATGTTGCGAAAGAGCCCGAATACAATCTATTCAAAATGTCATCCTATTACTATTTTTGCCAAATAGGGGATGATTTTGGGGTGCAAATTTTGGATGATTACGAACATGATCTGGGATTTCAGCCAGTGTGGATCGACATAAAAGACGCAATTGAAAAGAACAGGTTGTTGCTTGATACAAAAAATCCGCCCCAGTGGTTGAAGCGGGAAATCTTTGCGCTTGAATATCTTCAAAGATCAACTGAAAAAGCGTCTTGA